One stretch of Jiangella gansuensis DSM 44835 DNA includes these proteins:
- a CDS encoding Dabb family protein, translated as MIRHTVAFRLRHPAGSEEERDFLQGALVLAGVPGVQRFEQLRQTSQKNGFHFGFSMEFADQAAYDDYNAHPVHTAFVADRWMPEVADFLELDYEPLG; from the coding sequence ATGATCCGTCACACGGTCGCCTTCCGGCTGCGCCACCCGGCCGGCTCGGAGGAGGAGCGCGACTTCCTCCAAGGCGCACTGGTGCTGGCCGGTGTTCCGGGTGTGCAGCGGTTCGAGCAGCTGCGCCAGACCAGCCAGAAGAACGGGTTCCATTTCGGCTTCTCGATGGAGTTCGCCGACCAGGCGGCCTATGACGACTACAACGCGCATCCTGTGCACACGGCGTTCGTGGCCGACCGCTGGATGCCCGAGGTGGCGGACTTCCTGGAGCTCGACTACGAGCCGCTCGGCTGA
- a CDS encoding dihydrodipicolinate synthase family protein — MTAIPSDPPVRLMAAPFTAFDRDGGLDLDRIADQVAGLRADGVHAAFVCGTTGEGASLAEAERMRVVQRWCIEAGPEFDVVVHVGHASLRVAIELARHAASTGATAVAAVAPYFHRPRTVDELVEACAEVAGAAGSLPFYFYHLPDMTGVRVAMAEFIALGRERIPNFAGVKFTHNDLAELGQCLQVAGDDLEIMAGRDEILLASLAVGADSAVGSTYNFAAPVYLDMADAFASGDLASARHLQQVTRGMIDLVQPFGGLPALKAIASMVGVDCGPCRLPLHDLDDAARAGLRQELERIGFLKTLEQSRTRRGAVNETAAQTV; from the coding sequence ATGACTGCCATTCCTTCGGATCCGCCGGTGCGCTTGATGGCGGCGCCGTTCACCGCGTTCGACCGTGACGGCGGCCTGGACCTGGACCGCATCGCCGATCAGGTGGCAGGTCTTCGCGCCGATGGTGTCCACGCGGCGTTCGTCTGCGGCACCACCGGCGAGGGTGCGTCGCTGGCCGAAGCGGAGCGCATGCGTGTGGTGCAGCGCTGGTGTATCGAGGCGGGGCCGGAGTTCGACGTCGTGGTTCACGTTGGCCACGCGAGTCTGCGGGTCGCGATCGAGCTGGCTCGGCATGCCGCTTCGACCGGTGCGACCGCCGTCGCCGCCGTGGCGCCGTACTTCCACCGGCCGCGAACGGTGGACGAGCTGGTGGAGGCCTGCGCTGAGGTGGCTGGCGCGGCGGGGTCGCTGCCGTTCTACTTCTATCACCTGCCGGACATGACCGGTGTGCGTGTTGCGATGGCGGAGTTCATCGCGCTCGGCCGCGAGCGGATCCCGAACTTCGCGGGCGTGAAGTTCACCCACAACGACCTCGCCGAGCTCGGGCAATGTCTGCAGGTGGCTGGTGACGATCTGGAGATCATGGCCGGCCGGGACGAGATCCTCCTGGCCAGCCTCGCGGTGGGCGCTGATTCGGCCGTCGGGAGCACGTACAACTTTGCCGCGCCCGTCTATCTCGACATGGCGGATGCGTTCGCCAGCGGAGACCTCGCGTCCGCGCGCCACTTGCAGCAGGTGACGCGGGGCATGATCGATCTCGTCCAACCCTTCGGTGGTCTGCCGGCGCTCAAGGCGATCGCGTCGATGGTCGGCGTCGATTGCGGACCGTGCCGGCTTCCGCTGCACGATCTCGACGACGCTGCGCGGGCGGGCCTCCGGCAGGAACTCGAGCGGATCGGTTTCCTCAAGACGCTCGAGCAGAGCCGTACGCGTCGTGGCGCCGTGAACGAGACTGCCGCTCAAACGGTCTGA
- a CDS encoding sulfatase family protein, with amino-acid sequence MNDRPNIVLIVMDDLGYGDLSCMGNTILRTPRIDSIAADGIRLRHMYAASAVCTPSRAALLTGRYPQRVGLPKVLNPRDGTGLSPFEYTLPETLRDAGYRTAMFGKWHLGCRPEHYPTRHGFDEYTGLLYSNDMHPVELFEGDEITTTDVDQAALTRAYTDQAVDFIERHADRPFFVYLAHTMPHIPLHVEDEFAGRSAGGRYGDVVESLDHHIGRLSDRLEDLGLADDTIVMITSDNGPWFEGSTGGLRGTKLHTYEGGIRVPFVARWPGRIPAGTVSDEPVCLFDLLPTLAGLAGGAVRDDRPIDGVDVSAVLTGGSMPVPRPFFFFHWWTLNAVRWGRWKLHLDRFPRDSSRAQGKELPQLFDLELDPAETYDLKDRHPDVLEQLTELAAAFQDEIAGQREAAEARAAGRSTARACRRASSAS; translated from the coding sequence ATGAACGACCGGCCCAACATCGTGCTGATCGTGATGGACGACCTCGGCTACGGTGACCTGAGCTGCATGGGGAACACGATCCTGCGCACGCCGCGGATCGATTCGATCGCCGCCGACGGGATCAGGCTGCGTCACATGTACGCGGCGTCGGCGGTGTGTACCCCGTCGCGGGCTGCGTTGCTGACCGGCCGGTATCCGCAGCGGGTCGGTCTGCCGAAGGTGCTGAACCCGCGCGACGGCACCGGCCTGTCGCCGTTCGAGTACACCCTGCCGGAGACGTTGCGCGACGCCGGGTACCGCACGGCGATGTTCGGGAAGTGGCATCTGGGGTGCCGGCCGGAGCACTACCCGACCAGGCACGGCTTCGACGAGTACACCGGGCTGCTCTACAGCAACGACATGCACCCGGTCGAGTTGTTCGAGGGCGACGAGATCACCACCACCGACGTAGATCAGGCGGCGCTCACCCGCGCGTACACCGACCAGGCCGTCGACTTCATCGAGCGGCACGCCGATCGGCCGTTCTTCGTCTACCTCGCGCACACCATGCCGCACATCCCCCTGCACGTGGAGGACGAGTTCGCCGGCCGGTCGGCCGGTGGCAGGTACGGCGACGTCGTCGAGAGCCTGGACCACCACATCGGCCGGTTGTCGGACCGGTTGGAGGATCTCGGGCTGGCCGACGACACCATCGTCATGATCACCAGTGACAACGGGCCGTGGTTCGAGGGCAGCACCGGCGGGTTGCGCGGCACCAAGCTGCACACCTACGAGGGCGGGATCCGGGTCCCGTTCGTCGCGCGGTGGCCGGGACGGATCCCCGCGGGCACGGTGTCCGACGAACCGGTGTGCCTGTTCGACCTGCTGCCGACGCTGGCCGGGCTGGCCGGGGGAGCGGTGCGGGACGACCGGCCGATCGACGGGGTGGACGTGTCCGCGGTGTTGACGGGTGGGTCGATGCCGGTGCCGCGTCCGTTCTTCTTCTTCCACTGGTGGACGCTCAACGCCGTGCGGTGGGGTCGGTGGAAACTGCACCTTGACCGGTTCCCCCGCGACTCCAGCCGGGCCCAGGGCAAGGAGCTGCCCCAGCTGTTCGACCTCGAGCTCGACCCGGCTGAGACCTACGACCTGAAAGACCGCCATCCCGACGTCCTCGAGCAGCTCACCGAGCTGGCGGCGGCATTCCAGGACGAGATCGCCGGCCAACGCGAGGCCGCCGAAGCCCGCGCGGCCGGCCGATCGACCGCGCGGGCATGTCGACGTGCGAGCTCCGCCTCTTGA
- a CDS encoding SigE family RNA polymerase sigma factor, with the protein MTRDTGAPTFEEYAGVIWPSLYRSAYLLAGNHADAEDVAQQTLLKVYRSWSQVVRSDSPDAYVRRMLTNTFLSARRPRKRRLELLTDTPPEHGAVRAPQGPEDRMMLWPHVRSLPPRQRAVIVLRYYEDLSEQEIADVLGCSRGNVKSTAHRALKALRAALGKEHDGGRES; encoded by the coding sequence GTGACTCGCGACACGGGCGCACCGACGTTCGAGGAGTATGCCGGTGTCATCTGGCCGTCGTTGTATCGCAGCGCGTATCTGCTGGCAGGCAACCACGCCGACGCTGAGGACGTCGCTCAGCAGACGTTGTTGAAGGTGTATCGGTCCTGGTCGCAGGTCGTTCGGTCGGACTCGCCGGACGCGTATGTGCGGCGGATGCTCACCAACACGTTTCTGTCGGCCCGCCGCCCGAGGAAGCGGCGGCTGGAGTTGTTGACCGACACCCCTCCCGAGCACGGCGCCGTACGGGCGCCGCAGGGGCCCGAGGACCGGATGATGCTCTGGCCGCATGTGAGGTCGCTGCCGCCCCGTCAGCGCGCCGTGATCGTGTTGCGCTACTACGAGGACCTCAGCGAGCAGGAGATCGCCGACGTCCTCGGCTGCTCGCGCGGCAATGTGAAGTCCACCGCGCATCGCGCGCTCAAGGCCTTGCGAGCCGCTCTCGGCAAGGAACACGACGGCGGGAGGGAGAGTTGA
- a CDS encoding N-acyl-D-amino-acid deacylase family protein — translation MPTLLIRGAAVLDGTGAPAAHRDVLVDGGRIEALLRPGTPVESARVLAADGLVAAPGFIDVHTHSDVSVLLDGRAQSKVHQGVTTDIVGNCGFSAFPLTARHHRDHVELLAGIGDDPVSPHWRDLAGYGAALAERGTAINVAALVGHGQLRIAAAGMDQRLSPGQLATQGVLLAEQLDQGAFGLSTGLTYVPSRYADDAELTALCRVLARYGRLYATHARGGGAGAIEEAARLGHDTGARIQFSHLAVNEPDRWGRAGDLLAVIDRARGHGVDLAADVYPYDASASALTQYLPAWVQDGGIEAMRARLADPAVAARAEADLAAGWGGVPGDERIPWFWDRVLLARTDGILGAPEGATVEQAARAAGLPPARYVLGLCRAGGNRVQVVLFYRSEADMREFLRYTHTLVGSDGAALPYDQGGRRPHPRAFGAHARVLGRYVRELGDLDLATAVHRMTGAVADRLGIADRGVLRPGLAADVVVFDPAVVADRATFLDPCRPPAGIHHVLVNGEPVIENGAQTSARPGRLLRAG, via the coding sequence ATGCCGACCCTCCTGATCCGCGGCGCGGCGGTGCTCGACGGGACCGGCGCGCCCGCCGCCCACCGGGACGTCCTCGTCGACGGCGGCCGGATCGAAGCGCTGCTGCGGCCGGGAACGCCGGTGGAGTCGGCGCGGGTCCTGGCGGCCGACGGCCTGGTGGCGGCGCCCGGTTTCATCGACGTCCACACGCACTCGGACGTGAGCGTGCTGCTGGACGGCCGGGCTCAGAGCAAGGTCCACCAGGGTGTCACCACGGACATCGTCGGCAACTGCGGCTTCTCCGCGTTCCCGCTCACGGCGCGCCACCACCGGGACCACGTGGAGCTCCTGGCCGGCATCGGCGACGACCCCGTCTCGCCGCACTGGCGAGACCTGGCCGGCTACGGCGCCGCGCTGGCCGAGCGGGGAACCGCGATCAACGTGGCCGCTCTGGTCGGCCACGGCCAGCTACGCATCGCCGCGGCCGGCATGGACCAGCGGTTGTCGCCCGGCCAGCTGGCCACCCAGGGGGTGCTGCTCGCCGAGCAGTTGGACCAGGGGGCGTTCGGACTGTCGACGGGGCTGACGTACGTCCCGTCCCGGTACGCCGACGACGCCGAGCTGACCGCCCTGTGCCGGGTGCTGGCGCGTTATGGCCGGCTGTACGCCACCCACGCCCGGGGCGGCGGCGCGGGCGCGATCGAGGAAGCGGCCCGCCTCGGCCACGACACCGGAGCTCGGATCCAGTTCTCCCACCTCGCGGTCAACGAACCGGACCGGTGGGGACGGGCCGGCGACCTGCTCGCCGTCATCGACCGCGCCCGCGGCCACGGCGTGGACCTGGCCGCCGACGTGTACCCGTACGACGCCTCCGCCTCCGCGCTCACCCAGTACCTCCCCGCGTGGGTGCAGGACGGCGGCATCGAGGCGATGCGTGCGCGGCTGGCCGACCCGGCCGTCGCGGCCCGAGCCGAAGCGGACCTGGCCGCCGGCTGGGGCGGCGTGCCCGGCGACGAGCGCATCCCGTGGTTCTGGGACCGGGTCCTGCTCGCGCGCACCGACGGCATTCTCGGCGCACCCGAGGGCGCCACGGTCGAGCAGGCCGCCCGAGCCGCGGGGCTACCGCCGGCCCGGTACGTCCTGGGGTTGTGCCGAGCCGGCGGCAACCGGGTGCAGGTGGTGCTCTTCTATCGCAGTGAGGCCGACATGCGCGAGTTCCTCCGCTACACGCACACACTGGTCGGCTCCGACGGCGCGGCCCTGCCGTACGACCAGGGCGGACGCCGCCCGCATCCGCGCGCATTCGGTGCCCACGCCCGGGTGCTCGGCCGGTACGTCCGCGAGCTCGGGGACCTCGACCTGGCCACGGCGGTGCACCGGATGACCGGCGCCGTCGCCGACCGCCTGGGAATCGCCGACCGGGGCGTGCTCCGTCCCGGACTGGCCGCCGACGTCGTCGTGTTCGACCCGGCCGTCGTGGCCGACCGGGCCACCTTCCTGGACCCGTGCCGTCCCCCGGCCGGCATCCACCACGTCCTGGTGAACGGCGAGCCTGTGATCGAGAACGGCGCCCAGACCAGCGCCCGCCCGGGCCGCCTCCTGCGAGCAGGGTGA
- a CDS encoding DinB family protein, with protein MTLPRTRPDLTADERAQLVGWLDLQRAIVHWKCEGLSEQDAHRPVLPTSPLMTMAGLVSHLRWTEHCWFEVLFLGRSAEPNPQFREPDDGDMMVDDVPLAQLLAEYERQCEISNEIVAAHSLDDVGRHPDFRSGAASLRFMLTHMVEETARHAGHADIVRELLDGQKGYY; from the coding sequence ATGACTCTCCCGCGTACCCGCCCGGACCTGACCGCCGACGAGCGCGCCCAGCTGGTCGGCTGGCTCGACCTGCAGCGCGCCATCGTCCACTGGAAATGCGAAGGCCTGTCCGAGCAGGACGCGCACCGGCCCGTCCTGCCGACGTCGCCGTTGATGACGATGGCCGGGCTGGTCTCGCATCTGCGCTGGACCGAGCACTGCTGGTTCGAGGTGCTGTTCCTCGGCCGCTCGGCAGAGCCGAACCCGCAGTTCCGCGAACCCGACGACGGCGACATGATGGTCGACGACGTCCCGCTCGCGCAGCTGCTGGCCGAGTACGAGCGGCAGTGCGAGATCTCGAACGAGATCGTCGCCGCCCACTCGCTCGATGACGTCGGCCGGCACCCCGACTTCCGCTCCGGCGCCGCCAGCCTGCGCTTCATGCTGACGCACATGGTCGAGGAGACCGCCCGGCATGCCGGTCACGCCGACATCGTGCGGGAGCTCCTGGACGGGCAGAAGGGCTACTACTGA